One Equus quagga isolate Etosha38 chromosome 5, UCLA_HA_Equagga_1.0, whole genome shotgun sequence genomic window carries:
- the TMEM51 gene encoding transmembrane protein 51, protein MMAQSKANGSHYALTAIGLGMLVLGVIMAMWNLVPGFSAAEKPTAQGNKTEIGSGILKSKTFSVAYVLVGAGVALLLLSICLSIRDKRKQRQGEEMAHIQHQQGAEPRAQEEDSQEEEEVSSRYYVPSYEEVMNTNYSQAREQDQNQRMSISLPSYESLTGLDETTPTTARADVEASPGNPPDRQNSKLAKRLKPLKVRRIKSEKLHLKDFRINLPDKNVPPPSIEPLTPPPHYDEVQEKAPDARPPD, encoded by the exons ATGATGGCGCAGTCCAAGGCCAACGGCTCACACTACGCGCTGACCGCCATCGGCCTGGGGATGCTGGTCCTCGGGGTCATCATGGCCATGTGGAACCTGGTGCCCGGGTTCAGTGCGGCCGAAAAGCCGACAGCTCAGGGGAACAAGACCGAGATAGGCAGTGGCATTCTCAAGAGCAAGACCTTCTCCGTGGCCTATGTGCTGGTCGGCGCTGGGGTGGCCCTGCTGCTGCTCTCCATCTGCCTGAGCATCCGGGACAAGAGGAAACAGCGGCAAGGCGAGGAGATGGCGCACATCCAGCACCAGCAGGGGGCCGAGCCTCGTGCCCAGGAGGAAGACAG ccaggaggaggaggaggtctcCTCGAGGTACTACGTCCCCAGTTACGAGGAAGTGATGAACACAAACTACTCGCAGGCGAGGGAGCAGGACCAGAACCAGAGGATGagcatctctctcccctcctaTGAGTCCTTGACGGGCCTCGATGAGACGACCCCCACGACCGCCAGGGCCGACGTGGAGGCCAGCCCGGGGAACCCCCCCGACAGGCAGAACTCCAAGTTGGCCAAACGCCTGAAGCCACTGAAAGTTCGAAGGATTAAATCTGAGAAGCTTCACCTCAAAGACTTTAGGATCAATCTCCCAGACAAAAacgtccctcctccctccatcgAGCCTTTGACTCCCCCGCCACACTATGATGAAGTCCAGGAGAAGGCCCCCGACGCCCGGCCGCCTGACTGA